CACAGCCAGCGGCCAGTAGCCGCCGGCGGGCCGTCACACCGTCTACAGGAGCGCTTCGGCCGCAACGGCGAGCCGGGAGCGCTCCACATCCTGCAGGGTCACATGGGCCGCGTGCTCCCAGGGCTGGAAACTCTGCACGAGATAGGTCAGCCCCGACGATGTTTCCGTGAGATAGGGGCTGTCGATCTGGTTGACGTTGCCAAGACAGACGATCTTTGTGTTGCGCCCGGCCCGGGTGACCAGGTTCTTCATCTGCTTCGGTGACAGGTTCTGGGCCTCGTCGACGATAAGAAACGTGTCGTTGAAAGTCCGGCCGCGCATGAATCCCAGGGAACGGAACAGCACCCGGCCGGCCAGCATGTCCTTGGTGGCCGCCCCGGCCCAGCTGTCGTCGGTGCGCAGCAGGGCGTCCAGATTGTCCTGTATGCCGCCCATCCAGGGCGCCATTTTCTCTTCCTCGGTTCCGGGCAGAAAGCCGATGTCCTCGCCCATGGGGATGGTTTCCCGGGTCACGATGATCCGCTCGAAACGCCGTTCCTCGTAGACCTGGTGCAGCCCGGCGGCCAGGGCGAGATAGGTCTTGCCGGTACCCGCAGGTCCCGCCAGGGTGACGAGATCGATCTGTGGGTCGAGCAGGATGTTAAAGGCAAAGTTCTGCCGGGAGTTATGGGCGTTTGCGCCCCACACGGCATGGCGCTCGGCGCGAAAATCACGGCAGACTTCCAGCACCGCAGTGTCGTTCTCCACGCTGCGCACCAGCGCCTCGAAGCCACCGCCCTCCTCGTGTTCGCAGACCAGCAGGCCAGGCATCCACTGCTGCACGACCTCACCCTGCACGCGGTAATAGCTCCGGCCGGACTGCTGCCATGATTCGATGTCGGCACCCAGGCGCTCCCAGAAGGCCGAGCCAAGTGCCTGCACACCGGAGAACATGGCGTCGATATCATCCAGCACCCGGTCGTTGCGATAGTCCTCCACGGGGATGCCCAGCGCGGCGCACTTGACCCGCAGATTGACGTCCTTGCTGACCAGAATGACGGTCTCGTCGGCACGGGCCTTCCGGGCGGCACGGGCTTCGGCAATGATGCGATTGTCCGGGACGCCGGCGTCCAGGCCGACGGCACTCTCTTCACCCTCGGCGGGCATCAGGAAGTGAAGCCGACCACCACTGCCATCCCGACCTAGCGGCACGCCGCCAGCCACCTGGCTCATGTCCACCTGATCGAGCAGTGCACTGAGATTACGGGAGGCCTGGCGGGCGCTGCGTGCGGCGTCATGGTTGCCGCGCTTGAGATGATCCAGTTCTTCGAGCACCGTCATCGGGATGATGACGTCATGTTCCTTGAATTTGTACAGGCAGGCTGGGTCGTGGATGAGGACGTTCGTATCGAGCACGTAGGCGCGGCGCGCCTTCTTGTCGATCCTGACCATGGCACCTCCGGGTTACGGGCCGGTTTCCAGCCGGCCTCACGTTGGAGCTTACCCCGCCGTTTTGCATCGCGCCACAACTGCCTGGATGCGCTGGCTGAAGACCGTGTACCGCATCAGACTTCCGTCGCGGCGGGCCGCCGGCGTGGTATGTCGGCCAGCAAGCTGAGTTGCAGCCAGGAGGGAAACGCCTCGCACAAGCGGCGCGGGCCGTGGAGCCTGATTTGTCCGTCGGTGAGCGCCCGGCGCAAGGGAAGGTCTCCGTACCAGACCAGTGTGATGGTCCCGCTATCCGTGGTTACGAACAGGTCGGCATCGAGACCCGGGTCGGTGATGCACAAGTCCACCCCCGAGCTGTCACCGATAATCCAGCGCAAGCGCTTCACCACAGGCTGATCGGTGAATTCGAATTGAATCACCGTGCGTGTGTGCGGCATCCGCTCCAGATGCATCCGCCGGTGCATGTCCCACATCACCAGATCCGGGTCGGCCCTGTCCTCGCTCAGCGTGGCCGGCAGCCGACGCTTGCTCCACACCGCCAGACTCTCCAGGGTCGGGGCCAACTCCGCGCCGGCCTCGCTCAGAACATACTCGGTCCGCCCGCCGCTGCGCCGACGCTCCACGATACCCGCCTTTTCCAGGGTCCTGAGACGTCGTGTCAGCAGCGTGGGGGACATGCGCGGCACGCCACGATGGATTTCGTTGAACCGATGCGAACCGAGCATCAGTTCGCGGATCACGAGGGTCGTCCAGCGTTCTCCGACGATCTCGGAAGCCAGGGCAAGCGGGCAGAACTGACCATATCCTTTCATGAGAAAAACCCGACCAGGATTCAGGGAAATTATTGCCGTGTTTCGATGGTGATCAACTACTACAGATTGTTGAGTTGTTTCCCCAACCAGGAATTGGAACCATTTTCGTGGTCAGCATTGCCGGGGAGGAGGCAGCGATGTCCACCACAGACTGGAGAATCGAAGCGCTGGACTTCACCACCTGCAACTGTGATTACAGTTGCCCGTGCCAGTTCAACGCCAGACCAACTCACGATCACTGCCGGGCGGCGG
The Natronocella acetinitrilica DNA segment above includes these coding regions:
- a CDS encoding PhoH family protein is translated as MVRIDKKARRAYVLDTNVLIHDPACLYKFKEHDVIIPMTVLEELDHLKRGNHDAARSARQASRNLSALLDQVDMSQVAGGVPLGRDGSGGRLHFLMPAEGEESAVGLDAGVPDNRIIAEARAARKARADETVILVSKDVNLRVKCAALGIPVEDYRNDRVLDDIDAMFSGVQALGSAFWERLGADIESWQQSGRSYYRVQGEVVQQWMPGLLVCEHEEGGGFEALVRSVENDTAVLEVCRDFRAERHAVWGANAHNSRQNFAFNILLDPQIDLVTLAGPAGTGKTYLALAAGLHQVYEERRFERIIVTRETIPMGEDIGFLPGTEEEKMAPWMGGIQDNLDALLRTDDSWAGAATKDMLAGRVLFRSLGFMRGRTFNDTFLIVDEAQNLSPKQMKNLVTRAGRNTKIVCLGNVNQIDSPYLTETSSGLTYLVQSFQPWEHAAHVTLQDVERSRLAVAAEALL
- a CDS encoding winged helix-turn-helix transcriptional regulator; the protein is MKGYGQFCPLALASEIVGERWTTLVIRELMLGSHRFNEIHRGVPRMSPTLLTRRLRTLEKAGIVERRRSGGRTEYVLSEAGAELAPTLESLAVWSKRRLPATLSEDRADPDLVMWDMHRRMHLERMPHTRTVIQFEFTDQPVVKRLRWIIGDSSGVDLCITDPGLDADLFVTTDSGTITLVWYGDLPLRRALTDGQIRLHGPRRLCEAFPSWLQLSLLADIPRRRPAATEV